One genomic region from Thermoleptolyngbya sichuanensis A183 encodes:
- a CDS encoding E3 ubiquitin ligase family protein — MVLLTVGAILLIAGVVLIFVKRHHSGRAFCLKVSRPATVAELEKMSAEIAQEIGGGNWREYVRLSGIVQCDRPLTSQLAQQPCVHYHMTVRREYEETVVRRDKDGNEERSTERGSETVASHEQSTPFMLKDDTGAIAVDPNQAEFETVTVLDEFRPESPGNFISFGGFSRALSPPGGNRRTLGYRYQEVIVPVERRVTVVATVSDAGNGLTLQRPTESGKQFIISLRNAEELTKSAERNAKASDLAMKYCLVGGAVLAIAGLVTGF, encoded by the coding sequence ATGGTGCTGCTAACGGTCGGCGCAATTTTGCTGATTGCGGGAGTCGTGCTGATTTTTGTCAAACGCCACCACAGCGGCCGGGCCTTTTGCCTCAAGGTGTCGCGGCCGGCAACGGTGGCCGAACTGGAGAAAATGTCAGCAGAGATTGCCCAGGAAATTGGCGGCGGCAACTGGCGCGAGTATGTGCGGCTGTCGGGCATCGTGCAGTGCGATCGCCCTCTCACCTCCCAACTGGCGCAGCAGCCCTGTGTTCACTACCACATGACCGTACGGCGCGAGTATGAGGAAACCGTGGTTCGCCGCGACAAGGACGGCAACGAAGAGCGCAGCACCGAACGCGGCTCGGAAACCGTCGCCAGCCACGAGCAATCGACACCCTTCATGCTGAAAGATGACACCGGGGCGATCGCCGTTGACCCCAACCAGGCCGAGTTTGAGACGGTAACCGTGCTGGATGAATTTCGGCCTGAATCGCCCGGCAACTTTATTTCCTTTGGCGGCTTTTCGCGGGCGCTCAGTCCGCCAGGAGGCAACCGCCGCACGCTGGGCTATCGCTACCAGGAAGTGATTGTACCCGTGGAACGGCGAGTGACGGTGGTGGCGACGGTGAGCGATGCGGGCAATGGCTTGACCTTGCAGCGCCCGACCGAATCGGGGAAACAGTTCATCATCTCGCTCCGCAATGCCGAAGAACTGACGAAATCGGCCGAGCGCAACGCCAAAGCCAGCGACCTTGCGATGAAGTATTGTTTGGTGGGTGGGGCTGTGCTGGCGATCGCCGGACTGGTCACGGGCTTTTAG
- a CDS encoding pentapeptide repeat-containing protein, which translates to MADFDLLALLKTGVSIWNQWCLTHPEAGRLDLSDARLPELDLSRVLLRGCLLQRAELRQTNLSFANLSQADFSNAILESANLYRADLYQTNLTGANLQDANLQEASLIRCVLVRAALGLANLHCTKLTGAVLEHADLQGADLTQATLRRAKLQGADLRGADLSGADLSEADLRDANLALTDLKGTQLQGANLENASLMGADLSRAVLHDANLSGANLRHAYLQDSNLQRARLIWADLREAELWHVTLDQVNLTAAQLDGAMLNGTIALESYSPTQPGEELEVTANLETTEDLMPFARNL; encoded by the coding sequence ATGGCAGATTTTGACCTGCTGGCGCTGCTGAAAACAGGTGTCAGCATTTGGAACCAATGGTGTTTGACCCATCCTGAAGCGGGGCGGCTGGACTTGTCTGATGCGCGGTTGCCAGAGCTTGACCTGAGCCGGGTGCTGCTGCGGGGCTGCCTGTTGCAGCGAGCCGAACTCCGCCAGACCAACCTCAGCTTTGCCAACCTGAGCCAGGCCGATTTCAGCAATGCGATTCTGGAAAGCGCCAATCTTTATCGCGCCGACCTGTACCAGACCAACCTCACCGGAGCCAATCTGCAAGATGCCAATTTGCAAGAAGCCAGCCTGATCCGCTGTGTGCTTGTCCGGGCAGCGCTGGGGCTGGCAAACCTGCATTGCACCAAGCTGACGGGAGCCGTATTAGAACATGCGGATTTGCAAGGGGCAGATCTGACCCAGGCAACCCTGCGTCGAGCCAAGCTTCAGGGGGCCGACCTGCGCGGAGCCGACCTCAGTGGGGCCGACCTCAGCGAGGCCGACCTGCGAGACGCAAACCTGGCGCTGACCGACCTAAAGGGAACCCAACTGCAAGGGGCAAACCTGGAAAACGCCAGCTTGATGGGAGCCGACCTGAGCCGGGCCGTGCTGCACGATGCCAACTTGAGCGGGGCAAACCTTCGCCATGCTTATTTGCAGGACAGCAATCTGCAACGGGCGAGGCTCATCTGGGCAGACCTGCGAGAGGCGGAGCTGTGGCACGTTACGCTCGATCAGGTGAACCTGACGGCGGCCCAGCTCGATGGCGCAATGCTGAACGGCACGATTGCCCTGGAAAGCTACTCGCCGACGCAGCCCGGTGAGGAGTTGGAAGTGACGGCTAATCTGGAAACAACCGAAGACCTGATGCCGTTTGCCAGAAATCTGTGA
- a CDS encoding P-loop NTPase family protein: MVSQVETSVSDFTRPLSHTVEGLVQVFTCPHRSFFTSVMAQALRIAGQGTPVLVVQFLKGGIGQGQAHPVRLGQHLDWLRCDLPRCIDTPQLEDGEAEALQELWQHTQDVVRSGQYALVVLDELSLAIKFGLIPESEVLELLKNRPRQVDLILTGPEMPESILDRADQITELRRSHRP, from the coding sequence ATGGTTTCTCAAGTTGAGACCTCGGTTTCAGATTTCACCCGCCCCCTCTCTCATACGGTGGAAGGATTGGTGCAGGTGTTTACCTGCCCCCACCGCAGCTTTTTTACCAGCGTGATGGCGCAGGCGCTCCGCATTGCGGGGCAGGGAACGCCTGTGCTAGTGGTGCAGTTTCTCAAAGGCGGCATTGGGCAGGGTCAGGCACACCCAGTGCGACTGGGGCAGCACCTCGACTGGCTACGCTGCGACCTGCCCCGCTGCATCGATACGCCCCAACTTGAGGATGGCGAAGCGGAGGCATTGCAGGAATTGTGGCAGCATACCCAGGACGTGGTGCGGTCGGGTCAGTATGCGCTGGTGGTGCTGGATGAACTCAGTCTGGCGATTAAGTTTGGGCTGATTCCAGAATCTGAGGTGCTAGAACTTTTGAAAAACCGACCCCGCCAGGTCGATTTAATCCTGACGGGGCCAGAGATGCCTGAGTCAATTCTAGATCGGGCGGATCAGATTACAGAACTGCGCCGCAGCCATCGGCCGTAG
- the ppc gene encoding phosphoenolpyruvate carboxylase: MSSILHSSDDAFSTGTATEDRDDQPLSATSTTDLFLRHRLKLVEELWESVLQQECGQQLVDLLQQLRLVCSPEGQAPEEGEAIALGVIEKLDLNDAIRAARAFALYFQLINIVEQHYEQRGQQQQYRASYDVATASEESQSESETQTAGLSADMLERSLREETALRREMSTFRGLFPKLANLNVPPRQIQNLIDNLDIRLVFTAHPTEIVRHTIRDKQRRIAKILRQLDTAEDSMRMLGLSSSWETETLREQLTEEIRLWWRTDELHQFKPTVLDEVDYALHYFQEVLFDAIPHLYYRFRSALEATFPGLHPPRYNFCKFGSWVGSDRDGNPSVTPEITWKTACYQRNLVLIKYIQSVKHLINLLSLSLHWSDVLPDLLESLEQDQAQMPEVYEQLAIRYRQEPYRLKLSYIQKRLENTCERSRKLYNGDYFNDESPDYNPATLYRSGDEFLADLQLIRRNLEETGLTCRDLENLICQVEIYGFNLAHLDIRQESSRHSDAIAEIAEYLQILPKSYHEMTEEERSHWLATELKTRRPLIPSELPFSEKTCETIQTFRMVRKLHQEFGPAICQTYVISMSHHASDLLEVLLLAKEAGIYDPATGSGAINVVPLFETVEDLLRAPSVMRELFELPLYRAYLSGGYAERQQEETGQKVDIAGSRSTLPQQASLQEIMLGYSDSNKDSGFLSSNWEIHKAQQSLQAMAETYGISLRIFHGRGGSVGRGGGPAYEAILAQPGRSIDGRIKITEQGEVLASKYNLPELALYNLETITAAVVQASLLRNGFDDIQPWHEIMEELATRSRSHYRSLIYEQPDFVDFFHQVTPIEEISQLQISSRPARRGGKKDLGSLRAIPWVFSWTQTRFLLPSWYGVGTAINEFLQEEPEENLKLLRYFYYKWPFFKMVISKCEMTLSKVDLQIASHYVQQLSQPEDRERFERLFEQIRNEYHLTKRLVLAIAGHERLLDGDPDLQRSVQLRNSTIVPLGFLQVSLLKRLRQHKTSAASGVIRSRYSRGELLRGALLTINGIAAGMRNTG; this comes from the coding sequence ATGAGTTCCATCCTCCACTCGTCGGATGATGCCTTTAGCACCGGCACTGCCACAGAAGATCGAGACGACCAGCCCCTTTCAGCCACTTCAACTACAGATCTGTTTCTTCGCCATCGGCTGAAGCTGGTTGAAGAACTATGGGAGTCGGTGCTTCAGCAAGAGTGTGGCCAGCAGTTGGTTGACCTGTTGCAGCAACTGCGCTTAGTCTGCTCTCCAGAAGGGCAAGCGCCAGAAGAGGGAGAGGCGATCGCCCTGGGGGTGATCGAAAAGCTGGATCTCAACGATGCTATTCGGGCTGCTCGCGCCTTTGCGCTTTATTTCCAGTTGATCAACATTGTCGAACAGCACTACGAACAGCGCGGACAGCAGCAGCAATATCGCGCCTCCTATGATGTCGCCACTGCCTCCGAAGAAAGCCAGTCCGAGTCTGAGACCCAAACTGCCGGACTCAGTGCTGACATGCTAGAGCGCAGCTTGCGAGAAGAAACTGCCCTGCGCCGAGAAATGAGTACGTTCCGGGGGCTATTTCCCAAGCTGGCCAACCTCAACGTGCCGCCACGCCAGATCCAAAATCTGATCGACAACCTCGACATTCGCCTAGTTTTCACAGCCCACCCGACAGAAATCGTCCGCCACACCATCCGCGACAAGCAGCGCCGCATCGCCAAAATCCTGCGCCAGCTCGACACTGCCGAAGACAGTATGCGGATGCTGGGGTTGTCCTCATCCTGGGAAACGGAAACGCTGCGGGAACAACTGACCGAAGAAATTCGCCTATGGTGGCGCACCGACGAACTGCACCAGTTCAAGCCGACAGTGCTGGATGAGGTGGACTACGCGCTGCACTACTTCCAGGAAGTCTTGTTTGACGCGATCCCCCACCTCTACTACCGCTTCCGTTCGGCATTAGAGGCGACCTTCCCAGGACTACATCCGCCCCGCTATAACTTCTGCAAGTTTGGCTCTTGGGTGGGGTCTGACCGGGATGGCAACCCATCCGTCACCCCGGAAATCACCTGGAAAACCGCCTGCTATCAACGTAACCTAGTGCTGATAAAATACATTCAGTCGGTGAAGCACCTGATCAACCTGCTGAGCCTGTCGCTGCACTGGAGCGATGTCTTGCCCGACCTGCTAGAGTCGCTGGAGCAAGACCAAGCGCAGATGCCCGAAGTCTACGAACAGCTTGCCATCCGCTATCGACAGGAACCCTATCGCCTGAAGCTGAGCTACATCCAGAAGCGGCTGGAAAATACCTGTGAGCGCAGCCGCAAGCTCTACAACGGCGACTATTTCAACGATGAGTCTCCGGACTATAACCCGGCGACGCTCTATCGCTCTGGTGATGAGTTTCTGGCAGATTTGCAACTGATTCGCAGAAATCTGGAGGAAACGGGCCTGACCTGCCGAGATTTGGAGAATCTGATTTGTCAGGTGGAAATTTACGGCTTTAACCTGGCCCACCTAGATATCCGCCAGGAAAGCAGTCGCCACTCGGATGCGATCGCCGAAATCGCGGAATACCTGCAAATTCTGCCCAAGTCTTACCACGAGATGACGGAGGAAGAGCGATCGCACTGGCTGGCCACCGAGCTGAAAACCCGTCGCCCGCTAATCCCGTCGGAACTGCCTTTCTCCGAAAAAACCTGCGAAACCATCCAAACCTTCCGCATGGTTCGCAAGCTGCATCAGGAGTTTGGCCCCGCCATTTGCCAGACCTATGTCATCAGCATGAGCCACCACGCCAGCGACCTGCTAGAGGTGCTGCTGCTGGCCAAGGAGGCAGGCATCTACGACCCCGCCACGGGCAGCGGCGCAATCAACGTGGTGCCGCTGTTTGAAACGGTAGAAGACCTGCTCCGCGCCCCGTCGGTCATGAGAGAGCTATTTGAGTTGCCGCTCTATCGGGCGTATCTGTCGGGCGGCTATGCCGAGCGCCAGCAAGAAGAGACGGGACAAAAGGTGGATATTGCAGGCTCCAGGAGTACGCTGCCGCAACAGGCCTCGCTCCAGGAAATCATGCTGGGCTATTCCGACAGTAATAAAGATTCCGGCTTCCTCAGCAGCAATTGGGAAATCCACAAGGCCCAACAGTCGTTGCAGGCGATGGCCGAAACCTACGGCATCTCCCTCCGGATCTTCCACGGGCGCGGCGGTTCCGTGGGTCGCGGCGGTGGGCCGGCCTATGAAGCGATTCTGGCTCAGCCGGGTCGCAGCATCGACGGCCGCATCAAAATTACAGAACAAGGCGAGGTGTTGGCCTCGAAATATAACCTGCCGGAACTGGCGCTGTATAACCTGGAAACCATCACGGCGGCGGTGGTGCAGGCGAGCCTGCTGCGAAATGGGTTTGACGATATCCAGCCGTGGCACGAAATTATGGAGGAACTGGCGACGCGATCGCGCTCTCACTACCGCTCCTTGATCTACGAACAGCCGGATTTTGTCGATTTCTTCCACCAGGTCACGCCGATTGAGGAAATCAGCCAGCTTCAAATTAGCTCCCGTCCCGCTCGGCGCGGCGGCAAAAAAGACCTGGGCAGCCTGCGGGCCATTCCCTGGGTGTTTAGCTGGACGCAGACACGCTTCCTGCTGCCCTCCTGGTATGGTGTGGGCACGGCGATTAACGAATTCTTGCAAGAGGAGCCAGAGGAAAACCTGAAGCTGCTGCGCTACTTCTACTACAAGTGGCCCTTCTTTAAGATGGTGATTTCCAAATGCGAAATGACCCTTTCAAAGGTGGACTTGCAAATCGCCAGTCACTACGTCCAGCAGTTGTCGCAGCCCGAAGACCGGGAGCGCTTCGAGCGGCTGTTTGAGCAAATTCGCAACGAGTATCACCTGACAAAACGACTAGTGCTGGCGATCGCCGGCCATGAGCGCCTGCTCGATGGCGACCCCGACCTTCAGCGCTCGGTGCAACTCCGCAACAGCACAATCGTTCCCCTCGGCTTCCTGCAAGTCTCCCTGCTGAAGCGCTTGCGCCAACACAAGACCAGCGCCGCCTCCGGCGTAATCCGTTCGCGCTATAGCCGAGGCGAACTGCTGCGCGGCGCACTGCTCACCATCAACGGCATCGCCGCCGGAATGCGAAACACAGGCTGA